The Anopheles coluzzii chromosome 2, AcolN3, whole genome shotgun sequence genome window below encodes:
- the LOC120950504 gene encoding odorant receptor 22c, producing the protein MIITVAPVTDARPQTPEDCGMFKFQRKILLIFGCWPPDRLTRRWYVKVLIAVNLITLAICIVGEFRYCLYAYRNGSLIETIESICPTVARFSGLLRMCWFLRNEHKIESALNSVVYLIKNEHPRETGYTNRITARDQTLTKVLFHSSFITAILYGIIPYVMMAYNWFQGQYPLVKLLPFKVVLPYDSQDPTLFILTTIFLNYASAPTVTAMTSSDTLFSGVCFYLQGQFQAIRLELEALAETVDKNTLKSSAAETLRINLELRRINKRHQTIIDVVSEVRHAFTPTILIVHICAAFMICVISMAMFLAEGINKLTYMPYTFTVLMLLFMYSYSGTIVRDSSEAIQTVAYGFPWYRFDRNTRHLVQMMMVRAKYGCNVDVPFFQTSMATFSVIVRSAMSYITLMKSFL; encoded by the exons ATGATTATTACCGTTGCTCCAGTTACGGACGCTCGCCCTCAAACGCCCGAAGACTGCGGCATGTTCAAGTTCCAGCGTAAGATCCTGCTCATCTTCGGCTGTTGGCCACCGGATCGGCTCACACGTCGCTGGTATGTGAAGGTTCTCATCGCCGTCAATCTGATCACGCTTGCCATCTGCATAGTGGGCGAGTTTCGGTACTGCCTGTACGCGTATCGGAACGGTAGTCTGATCGAAACGATCGAAAGCATTTGCCCAACTGTTGCCAGATTTTCTGGCTTATTGCGTATGTGCTGGTTTCTTAGGAACGAGCATAAAATTGAAAGCGCTCTAAACAGTGTCGTCTATTTAATTAAGA ATGAACATCCGCGTGAAACTGGCTACACGAATCGGATCACGGCCCGAGATCAAACGTTAACTAAAGTTCTTTTCCATTCAAGTTTCATCACTGCGATACTGTATGGCATCATACCGTACGTTATGATGGCTTACAACTGGTTCCAGGGCCAGTATCCTCTTGTGAAGCTTTTACCGTTCAAAGTTGT GCTGCCCTATGACTCGCAAGATCCTACGCTCTTTATATTGACGACAATTTTCCTGAACTACGCCTCGGCACCTACCGTCACTGCCATGACGAGCAGTGACACATTGTTCAGTGGAGTTTGCTTCTACCTTCAAGGCCAGTTTCAAGCGATCCGGCTGGAGTTGGAAGCACTCGCCGAAACGGTAGACAAGAACACGCTGAAAAGCTCCGCTGCTGAAACGCTTCGCATCAATCTCGAGCTGAGGCGCATCAACAAGCGCCATCAGACGATTATTGACGTCGTGTCGGAAGTACGCCACGCATTCACCCCAACGATTCTGATCGTGCACATCTGTGCGGCGTTCATGATATGTGTTATAAGCATGGCAATGTTTCTA GCCGAAGGAATCAACAAGCTCACCTACATGCCGTACACGTTTACAGTGCTGATGTTGCTTTTTATGTACTCGTACAGTGGCACGATTGTGCGAGATTCG AGTGAAGCCATCCAAACAGTGGCCTACGGTTTCCCGTGGTATCGGTTCGATCGTAACACCCGACACCTCGTCcagatgatgatggtacgGGCGAAGTATGGATGCAATGTGGACGTACCGTTTTTTCAAACGTCGATGGCTACCTTCTCGGTG ATCGTACGCTCAGCTATGTCATACATCACGTTGATGAAGtcgtttttgtag
- the LOC125906637 gene encoding uncharacterized protein LOC125906637 translates to MLHLQSFVVLLGVLLWRCAGVYAQNVFNYEEQKNLSRPYTIQVQRFLCVDAPYKETILHECRMIFRRNQRPLLNVSLEAPKKYNYLMIQFQMHYKFKKYQPFLIDIKAEGCELMRDRKNDPTRRWMYGVLKDLMSSIVHPCPFGVCFI, encoded by the coding sequence ATGTTACACCTTCAAAGCTTTGTGGTACTCCTTGGCGTTTTGCTTTGGAGATGCGCCGGCGTATACGCCCAGAATGTGTTTAACTACgaggagcaaaaaaacctGTCACGACCGTACACAATACAGGTTCAACGTTTCCTGTGCGTTGATGCGCCATACAAGGAAACTATCCTGCACGAGTGTCGTATGATATTTAGAAGGAATCAACGGCCACTTCTAAACGTATCGCTGGAAGCGCCAAAGAAATATAACTACCTGATGATACAGTTCCAGATGCACTACAAATTCAAAAAGTACCAACCGTTCCTGATAGATATAAAGGCAGAGGGATGTGAACTAATGCGTGATCGGAAGAATGACCCTACCCGTCGCTGGATGTACGGAGTGTTGAAGGATTTGATGTCCAGTATAGTTCATCCCTGTCCGTTTGGGGTATGTTTTATCTGA
- the LOC120952566 gene encoding uncharacterized protein LOC120952566 → MRLINIITLVFLLIIAPLMESGKSTASLPQRRNESKEYTFKILKYISKETPYKRTQLHYFKTILRRNQPTLLNMSLTIPEVLNYIWVRIKLHYKFNAYQPFLIDMEQEACEYIRNRPIIPQTDYIYETFVKRLPAIAGPCPHGVGICSG, encoded by the coding sequence ATGCGGCTCATTAACATAATAACTTTAGTTTTTCTACTAATAATCGCACCGCTTATGGAAAGTGGCAAGTCTACAGCTAGTTTGCCACAACGGCGCAACGAATCAAAAGAGTacacatttaaaatattaaaatatatcaGCAAAGAAACGCCATACAAACGCACCCAACTGCACTACTTCAAAACGATTTTACGTCGCAACCAGCCGACGCTGCTGAACATGTCGCTGACCATACCAGAAGTGCTGAACTATATATGGGTGAGAATTAAGCTGCACTACAAGTTTAACGCCTACCAGCCATTTCTGATCGATATGGAGCAGGAAGCTTGCGAATATATAAGGAACCGTCCAATCATTCCACAGACGGATTATATATATGAAACGTTCGTAAAACGTTTACCAGCCATTGCCGGACCATGTCCGCATGGGGTAGGTATTTGCAGTGGATGA
- the LOC120952579 gene encoding uncharacterized protein LOC120952579, whose translation MRLQRLGRKIHCAAISMACGYSCCVVVLLLSAAVFSTVSCGLGTPCKVLCENGAEMIPCDRKTEIFNCCGPCSEATCDDPSPKQECAEGCKAGCFCKADHVRKHAGGPCVPIGTCKQQRK comes from the exons ATGCGTTTGCAGCGGCTTGGACGGAAGATTCATTGTGCAGCGATCAGCATGGCGTGTGGTTACTCCTGTTGCGTTGTGGTTCTACTGCTGAGTGCTGCAGTGTTTAGTACAGTCAGCTGTGGCCTCGGTACACCCTGCAAGGTGCTGTGCGAAAATGGCGCTGAAATGA TTCCCTGTGATAGGAAGACGGAGATTTTCAACTGCTGCGGCCCATGCAGTGAAGCTACCTGTGACGACCCTTCACCGAAGCAGGAATGTGCGGAAGGATGTAAGGCAGGTTGCTTCTGTAAGGCCGATCACGTTCGAAAGCATGCCGGTGGGCCATGTGTACCGATCGGAACCTGCAAGCAGCAGCGaaaataa